In one Juglans regia cultivar Chandler chromosome 11, Walnut 2.0, whole genome shotgun sequence genomic region, the following are encoded:
- the LOC109021180 gene encoding neuroguidin-B has protein sequence MARTTNLDHDDLITKEAPQLTAVLKEMKEGLDSVRSKVEALTTKVKSNQFPTADGISYLEAKNLLLLNYCQSLVYYLLRKAKGFSIEGHPLVRSLVETRLFLEKIRPIDKKLQYQVQKLTRVATGTAEAVGPREELDAPQKAEDLLKYRPNPDMLVPKSDMTSEEGGGVYRPPKFAPTSMEEGKISRHERNASRMEKQILRQSRQSDFVRGLMNDLEGRPEEVREIVGHESRELARYMAKMERRAQEEEELFTRAPMTKMEKKKEKHLKKSRNGLLGLTDGFYDEIKTLPLEDDGSEQVTSFDNGSNRMQKFKKHKRRH, from the exons ATGGCGAGGACTACCAACTTAGATCACGATGATCTAATTACAAA AGAAGCTCCTCAGTTAACTGCAGTCttgaaagaaatgaaggaaGGGTTAGATTCTGTAAGGAGTAAAGTTGAAGCTTTAACCACTAAG GTGAAATCAAATCAGTTTCCAACAGCAGATGGGATTAGCTATCTTGAAGCCAAAAATTTGCTTCTCCTAAACTATTGCCAGTCATTGGTCTATTATCTGCTTCGCAAAGCAAAGGGATTCTCGATTGAGGGCCATCCTCTTGTTCGGAGCCTAGTAGAGACAAGGTTGTTTTTGGAAAAG ATTCGACCGATTGACAAGAAGCTCCAGTACCAAGTCCAGAAGCTAACAAGGGTTGCCACAGGTACAGCAGAAGCTGTTGGTCCGAGGGAAGAGTTGGATGCTCCTCAGAAGGCAGAGGATCTTTTGAAATATCGTCCGAACCCTGACATGCTTGTTCCCAAATCAGATATGACTTCCGAG GAAGGTGGTGGTGTGTATCGACCCCCCAAGTTTGCCCCTACTTCTATGGAGGAAGGTAAGATCTCAAGGCATGAAAGGAACGCCTCGAGAATGGAGAAACAGATCCTACGGCAATCTAGGCAGAGTGATTTTGTGCGTGGGCTGATGAATGACTTGGAGGGGAGACCTGAAGAG GTCAGAGAAATTGTTGGACATGAAAGTAGAGAGCTTGCTAGATATATGGCAAAAATGGAGAGGCGTGcacaggaagaagaagagcttTTCACTCGTGCTCCTATGACAAAGATGGAGAAAAAGAAGGAGAAGCATCTAAAGAAATCAAGAAATGG GTTGCTTGGACTGACAGACGGTTTCTATGATGAAATCAAAACCTTACCACTAGAGGATGATGGCAGTGAGCAAGTGACAAGCTTTGATAATGGTAGCAATAGAATGCAAAAATTTAAGAAGCACAAG AGGCGGCACTGA
- the LOC109021177 gene encoding protein CLT2, chloroplastic has translation MGFSYTSLSSFCSLQFPSHRPQGRTNFHGQTTLRFCLVAMPNSLQNPKLRRFLRPNPLFTCNRKLDYLSLRAHASNGSNSPAYSSDTKLIVTASAFTATLAIANRVLYKLALVPMKEYPFFLAQLTTFGYVAIYFSILYIRYRAGIVTNEMLALPKWRFMAIGILEALGVATGMAAGAMLPGPTIPILSQTFLVWQLAFSTFLLGRRYSFNQIAGCLLVATGVVVAVASGSDAGQMLSGVEFKWPALMLASSAFQAVASIIKEFIFTDALTRLNGKSLDLFVVNSLGSGFQALFVLLFLPFLSKMKGIPFGQLPSYLESGAGCFLNFGANQSGCDGAPLLPLLYIVANLAFNISVLNVVKISSAVVSSLTVMLSVPVSIYILSLPLPYLPEATSLSPHFLFGSAILVSGLILYNIPQPAKQGSEDV, from the exons ATGGGATTCTCTTACACGTCGTTGTCTAGCTTCTGTTCCCTGCAGTTCCCATCTCATCGACCTCAAGGCCGCACCAACTTCCATGGCCAAACAACCTTACGCTTCTGCCTCGTCGCAATGCCAAATTCCCTCCAAAACCCGAAGCTCCGTCGTTTTCTCCGTCCGAACCCACTGTTTACTTGCAATCGCAAACTTGACTATCTTTCTCTCAGAGCCCACGCTTCAAACGGATCAAACTCACCCGCGTACTCCTCCGACACCAAGTTAATTGTCACCGCTTCCGCGTTCACCGCAACGTTAGCCATCGCTAATCGCGTGCTCTACAAGCTCGCTCTCGTTCCCATGAAGGAATACCCCTTCTTTCTAGCTCAGCTCACAACTTTTGG GTACGTGGCTATATATTTTTCGATATTGTATATACGGTACCGGGCGGGAATTGTGACCAATGAAATGCTTGCTCTCCCCAAATGGCGTTTTATGGCTATTGGCATTTTAGAAGCTCTCGGCGTCGCTACCGGGATGGCTGCTGGAG CCATGCTTCCTGGACCAACAATACCGATACTGAGTCAG ACATTTTTGGTGTGGCAGCTggctttttcaacttttctatTGGGGAGAAGGTACTCGTTTAATCAAATTGCTGGCTGCTTACTTGTAGCTACTGGTGTGGTGGTGGCTGTTGCCAG TGGGTCTGATGCTGGCCAAATGTTATCTGGAGTTGAGTTTAAATGGCCAGCACTAATGCTAGCCTCAAGTGCTTTTCAGGCTGTTGCATCTATTATCAAG GAATTTATTTTCACTGATGCTCTGACCCGCCTTAAT GGAAAGTCTCTTGACCTATTTGTGGTCAATTCTTTGGGGTCTGGATTCCAG GCTCTTTTTGTGCTTCTCTTTTTACCTTTCCTCTCCAAGATGAAGGGCATACCATTTGGTCAACTTCCTTCTTATCTTGAAAGTGGTGCTGGTTGCTTTCTTAACTTCGGAGCCAATCAATCAG GTTGTGATGGGGCTCCGTTGCTTCCACTGCTTTATATAGTTGCGAATTTGGCTTTCAACATATCAGTGCTCAATGTAGTAAAAATTTCTTCTGCAGTTGTTTCGTCTCTTACTGTAATGTTGTCag TGCCGGTTTCAATTTATATTCTCTCTCTTCCGTTGCCGTATCTTCCAGAGGCCACAAGCTTGAGCCCCCATTTTCTCTTCGGCAGTGCCATTCTTGTATCAGGTCTAATTCTATACAACATACCGCAGCCTGCCAAACAGGGCTCTGAAGATGTTTGA
- the LOC109021178 gene encoding uncharacterized protein C6C3.02c-like: protein MILLFFTTPTSYSVFSTMPRKSSGGRSAPRPVARVPLRNPPAPASQAPPPMPAQGGNGSLMGGLGATIADGMAWGTGTAIAHRAVDAVMGPRVIQHENIASSAPAATPPPTPPTMNSPGGSDACVGQSKALSDCLANYGSDISKCQFYMDMLQECRRHSATALNA from the exons atgattttgttgttttttacgACTCCTACGTCTTATTCCGTCTTTTCAACAATGCCTCGCAAAAGTTCTGGAG GAAGGTCAGCTCCCCGTCCTGTTGCACGAGTACCACTGCGTAATCCTCCTGCGCCAG CTTCTCAGGCTCCGCCTCCAATGCCTGCACAAGGTGGAAATGGATCCCTAATGGGAGGACTTGGTGCCACCATTGCAGATG GCATGGCCTGGGGTACTGGCACTGCCATTGCTCACAGGGCTGTGGATGCTGTGATGGGTCCCCGTGTGATCCAACATGAGAACATTGCTTCATCAGCTCCTGCTGCTACACCACCACCAACTCCACCAACTATGAACAGTCCTGGAGGTTCCGATGCTTGTGTTGGTCAATCCAAGGCCTTAAGTGAT TGCCTGGCCAATTATGGAAGCGACATAAGCAAGTGTCAGTTCTACATGGACATGCTGCAAGAATGTCGCCGACACTCGGCAACTGCGTTGAATGCTTGA